One segment of Fusobacterium russii ATCC 25533 DNA contains the following:
- a CDS encoding ABC-F family ATP-binding cassette domain-containing protein: MIATANLGMRFSGRKLFDDVSIKFTPGNCYGVIGANGAGKSTFVKILSGDLEPTEGEVIFDKNKRMSVLKQDHFQYEEEEVLNVVLMGNKKLWDIMVEKNAIYAKSEFSDEDGLRAAELEGEFAELNGWEAETEAETLLMGLKIGVDLHHKLMKELTEPEKVKVLLAQALFGEPDVLLLDEPTNGLDVKAISWLEEFIMNLENSTVIVVSHDRHFLNKVCTHITDIDYGKIKMYVGNYDFWYESNQLMIQLISNKNKKLEQKRQELQEFIARFSANASKSKQATSRKKQLEKLQLEDMQVSNRKYPFIEFKPDREAGNNMLKVENLTKTIDGVKILDNVSFTIETGDKVVFLAKNDLVKTTLLNILAGEMEADSGTYTWGVTTSQAYMPRDNSEYFQDPNVNLIEWLRPYSPDDHEAFIRGFLGRMLFSGEESLKKAVVLSGGEKVRCMLSKLMLSGANVLMFDNPSDHLDLESITSLNKALIKFNGTVLFGAHDHEFIQTVANRIIEITPKGIVDKVMTYDEYLENEDIQNKLDEMYS, translated from the coding sequence ATGATAGCAACTGCTAATCTTGGAATGAGATTTTCAGGTAGAAAATTATTTGATGATGTCAGTATAAAATTTACTCCGGGAAATTGCTATGGAGTTATCGGAGCTAATGGAGCTGGAAAATCTACCTTTGTTAAGATTTTATCAGGAGATTTAGAGCCGACTGAAGGTGAAGTAATTTTTGATAAAAATAAAAGGATGTCGGTATTAAAACAAGATCACTTTCAATATGAGGAAGAAGAAGTTTTAAATGTAGTTTTAATGGGAAATAAAAAACTTTGGGATATAATGGTAGAAAAAAATGCCATTTATGCCAAGTCGGAATTTTCTGATGAAGATGGCTTAAGAGCTGCCGAACTTGAGGGTGAATTTGCCGAACTGAATGGTTGGGAGGCTGAAACAGAAGCTGAAACTTTACTTATGGGTCTAAAAATAGGTGTGGATTTACATCACAAACTTATGAAAGAATTAACTGAGCCGGAAAAAGTAAAAGTTTTACTTGCTCAAGCACTATTTGGAGAACCGGATGTATTGCTCCTAGACGAGCCTACAAACGGTCTTGATGTAAAAGCGATTTCTTGGCTTGAAGAATTTATTATGAACTTGGAAAATTCAACAGTAATTGTAGTATCTCATGATAGACACTTTTTAAATAAAGTTTGTACTCATATAACAGATATAGACTATGGAAAAATAAAAATGTATGTGGGAAATTACGATTTCTGGTATGAATCGAATCAATTAATGATACAGCTGATTTCTAATAAAAATAAAAAATTAGAGCAAAAAAGACAAGAATTACAAGAGTTTATTGCTAGATTTAGTGCCAATGCTTCAAAATCGAAGCAAGCAACTTCCAGAAAGAAGCAATTAGAAAAGCTACAACTTGAGGATATGCAAGTATCTAATAGAAAATATCCATTTATAGAATTCAAACCAGATAGAGAAGCTGGAAACAATATGTTGAAAGTGGAAAATTTAACTAAAACTATTGATGGGGTAAAAATTTTAGACAATGTTTCTTTTACTATAGAAACTGGGGATAAAGTGGTTTTTCTTGCTAAAAATGATTTAGTTAAAACTACACTGCTTAATATATTAGCTGGTGAAATGGAGGCTGATTCAGGAACTTATACTTGGGGAGTTACAACATCTCAAGCTTATATGCCTAGAGATAATTCAGAATACTTCCAAGATCCTAATGTTAATTTAATAGAGTGGTTAAGACCTTATTCACCAGATGATCATGAAGCTTTCATCAGAGGATTTTTAGGCAGAATGTTGTTTAGCGGAGAAGAATCTCTTAAAAAAGCTGTTGTTTTATCAGGTGGAGAAAAGGTAAGATGTATGTTATCTAAGCTTATGCTTTCCGGGGCAAATGTTTTAATGTTCGATAACCCTAGCGACCACTTAGATTTGGAATCTATTACCTCTCTTAACAAAGCTCTTATTAAATTTAATGGAACAGTTTTATTTGGTGCTCATGACCATGAATTTATACAAACTGTTGCAAATAGAATAATTGAAATTACTCCTAAGGGTATTGTTGACAAAGTTATGACTTATGATGAATACTTGGAAAATGAAGATATACAAAATAAACTGGATGAAATGTACAGTTAA
- a CDS encoding MATE family efflux transporter: MLNFEYMKDKEVIKEVLKISIPAVLDVLAQTLLVAFDMMMVGSLGSAAISSVGIGSAPFNAILPAIMSVGIGAAALISRAFGAENKNEAKKATVQSLFISIPLSIFIILIFTLFSSNIISLVARDKSFDLKNAIIYHNINSLGFIFVAFNAVFFSVFRAIGRTKIPMIGNMICLIVNVILNYFFIFTLKMEVTGAAIATTLARSSLTIMSFYLVFYKKSEWVTLSVKDIFLDFSIMRRIIKVGIPAAIEQLALRIGMLIFEVMVISLGSLSYSSHKIASTAEAFSFSLGFAFSFAATALVGQELGRDRPKKAMHNGYICMTMGLIIMSTMGLIFFIAPKLIISLFTKEADVRVLASSALRIVSICQPFLAITMVLSGALRGAGATKSVLLVTFLGIFLVRIPTTYFFLNILKTGLLGAWIVMTLDLAFRSIIIFYIFKRGGWQHLKV; this comes from the coding sequence ATGCTTAACTTTGAGTATATGAAAGATAAAGAAGTAATAAAAGAAGTCTTAAAAATATCAATTCCGGCAGTATTGGATGTTTTAGCCCAAACTTTATTAGTTGCCTTTGATATGATGATGGTTGGAAGTTTAGGCTCTGCTGCAATAAGTTCTGTTGGAATAGGAAGTGCTCCCTTCAATGCCATTTTACCTGCTATTATGTCTGTGGGTATAGGAGCTGCTGCTCTTATAAGTAGAGCTTTTGGAGCAGAAAATAAAAATGAGGCAAAAAAAGCAACTGTACAAAGTTTATTTATATCTATTCCTTTAAGTATATTTATAATTCTTATCTTTACATTGTTTTCAAGTAATATAATTTCTCTTGTGGCAAGAGATAAAAGTTTTGATTTAAAAAATGCAATAATATATCATAATATAAATTCCTTAGGTTTTATTTTTGTTGCCTTTAATGCAGTATTTTTCAGTGTTTTCAGAGCAATTGGAAGAACAAAAATTCCAATGATAGGAAATATGATTTGCTTAATTGTAAATGTAATTTTAAATTATTTCTTTATTTTTACTTTAAAAATGGAAGTTACCGGTGCTGCAATTGCAACAACTCTCGCAAGATCTTCTTTGACAATAATGTCATTTTACCTGGTTTTTTATAAAAAATCGGAATGGGTTACCTTATCCGTAAAAGATATTTTTTTAGATTTCTCAATAATGAGAAGAATAATTAAAGTCGGTATACCTGCTGCTATAGAACAACTTGCCTTAAGAATAGGAATGCTTATATTTGAAGTCATGGTTATTTCTTTGGGAAGTTTAAGCTATTCTTCACATAAAATAGCAAGCACGGCAGAAGCCTTTTCTTTTAGTTTAGGTTTTGCTTTTTCTTTTGCTGCCACTGCTCTTGTAGGGCAGGAACTTGGAAGAGATAGACCTAAAAAAGCTATGCATAATGGATATATTTGTATGACTATGGGATTAATTATCATGTCTACTATGGGTTTAATATTTTTTATAGCTCCAAAACTTATAATAAGTCTGTTTACAAAGGAGGCTGATGTCAGAGTTCTTGCAAGTTCAGCACTTAGAATAGTTTCCATCTGTCAGCCGTTTCTTGCCATAACTATGGTTTTAAGTGGAGCTTTAAGAGGAGCCGGAGCAACAAAGTCTGTTTTGTTAGTAACATTTTTAGGAATATTTCTAGTTAGAATACCTACAACATATTTTTTTTTAAATATATTGAAAACAGGACTTTTAGGAGCTTGGATAGTTATGACATTAGACTTAGCTTTTAGAAGTATTATAATATTTTATATATTTAAAAGAGGAGGATGGCAACATCTTAAAGTTTAA
- a CDS encoding PD-(D/E)XK nuclease family protein — protein sequence MMSIRFGYISYNNGENKLLNEIQNYIKKDNLIITEDGMAKNFFFSFVNSKKLRIFDNFLSFEEFLEKIFFSKKYILRDIKRFLFFYISLSKQIKDSLNIKTYYDCIEIADDFFEFFTYISDEKMLKKLNLSKWQKEKIEIFYQIKKDFDENLSENNFLPLDWLYSLENLNLFYLKKFKKIIFYDIVDFPHNFLEVLLEISKHLEIEIVLQMKKEDFDEKNLKLKDVSLPIRDIKLTLIEYKNDFELYNLIERNSKDKSKDEIQVYSANINTDDNYSIFSESNRHIFNETKLYKILETYIKILEAIDLQSGLIDVFKLKDSLFNTSFMEFYGLDVEDYKNFEKILEADYRYISYSLLESGYFNYYFRENTNLFIKLKSILKNVEEIDKIVNIKDLSEYFKEKLFSNQDDINYFFEDKYTSIYDKFYEILGILNSNENIEYFKNFSKFFEKNIGKNIFILFFNYLNKITLYATKNPIEEECKLNLKDLYSAKFFLQQDKKNLLIHTDNQNLAKSKKSNTLFTEQQKNKIGIKNYEDLILIEKYRTFQNLLNFSDINVYSIVDLDNNIDFSSFIYEYANRYNALKDKHNINFIENIFEEKNISLEKDIPHFRAYKKDINDFKDGFLKIGAYDYTAILDGETFFFLDKLCKLDSQLEVEEVNGISAKLLGIILHKTMEELFKKNWKNILSSTENILIKKEDIAESLRKNLKKEELKIESFMKNYLEEILILRLEKNIENFLKFLYEELKDTKISRIEAEKTDKKEIPFCEINGVQVFLTGRADLLIETTKANYIIDFKTGLADRRQLEFYAVMFYGNKNISVPVYSFSYNFWKEDEWHNIELEKNKIKDLNELKNKMKENLENFLNSPNYKLPKKSKLKEHKFDFKKSYNYKYLCPLDKIQGDENE from the coding sequence ATTATGAGTATAAGATTCGGATATATAAGTTATAACAATGGCGAAAATAAACTTTTAAATGAAATTCAAAATTATATAAAAAAAGATAATTTAATTATAACTGAAGATGGAATGGCAAAAAATTTCTTTTTTTCATTTGTTAATTCTAAAAAACTAAGAATATTTGATAACTTTTTGTCATTTGAGGAATTTTTAGAAAAAATCTTTTTCAGTAAAAAATATATATTGAGAGATATAAAAAGATTTTTATTTTTTTATATATCTTTGAGTAAACAGATCAAAGATAGCTTAAATATAAAAACATACTATGACTGCATTGAAATAGCCGATGACTTTTTTGAATTTTTTACTTATATAAGTGATGAAAAAATGCTTAAAAAGCTTAATTTATCAAAATGGCAAAAGGAAAAGATAGAAATTTTTTATCAAATAAAAAAGGACTTTGACGAAAATTTGAGTGAAAATAACTTTTTGCCATTGGACTGGCTTTATTCTTTGGAAAATCTTAACTTATTTTATTTAAAAAAATTCAAAAAAATCATTTTTTATGATATTGTAGATTTTCCTCATAATTTTTTAGAAGTACTTTTAGAAATTTCAAAGCATTTAGAAATAGAAATTGTTTTACAAATGAAAAAAGAGGACTTTGATGAAAAGAATCTAAAATTGAAAGATGTAAGTCTTCCAATCAGGGATATAAAACTTACTTTAATTGAGTATAAAAATGACTTTGAACTGTATAATCTTATAGAAAGAAATTCAAAAGATAAGAGCAAAGATGAAATACAAGTCTATTCAGCAAATATAAATACTGATGATAATTACTCTATTTTCTCTGAATCAAATAGGCACATCTTCAACGAAACTAAACTATATAAAATTTTAGAAACATATATAAAAATATTAGAAGCTATAGATTTACAAAGTGGACTTATAGATGTCTTTAAGCTGAAAGATAGCTTATTTAATACTTCTTTTATGGAATTCTATGGCTTAGATGTTGAAGATTATAAAAATTTTGAAAAAATTTTGGAAGCTGACTACAGATATATTTCTTACAGTTTATTAGAAAGTGGATATTTTAACTATTATTTTAGAGAAAATACAAATCTTTTCATTAAATTAAAATCAATTTTAAAAAATGTCGAAGAAATAGATAAGATTGTCAATATAAAAGATTTGAGCGAATATTTTAAAGAAAAACTTTTTTCAAATCAAGATGATATAAATTATTTTTTTGAAGATAAATACACAAGTATCTATGATAAGTTTTATGAAATACTTGGTATTTTAAATTCCAATGAAAATATAGAATATTTTAAAAATTTTTCAAAATTTTTTGAAAAAAATATAGGAAAGAATATCTTTATCCTATTTTTTAACTATTTAAATAAAATAACTTTATATGCAACTAAAAATCCAATAGAAGAAGAATGTAAATTAAATTTAAAAGATTTATATTCAGCTAAATTTTTCTTACAACAGGATAAAAAAAACTTGCTTATCCACACAGATAATCAAAATTTAGCCAAATCAAAAAAGTCAAATACACTCTTCACAGAACAACAAAAAAATAAAATTGGTATTAAAAACTATGAAGACTTAATTTTAATTGAAAAATATAGAACTTTTCAAAATTTATTAAATTTTTCTGATATAAATGTGTACTCTATAGTTGATTTAGATAATAATATAGACTTTTCATCTTTTATTTATGAATATGCAAATAGATACAATGCTTTAAAGGATAAACACAATATAAATTTTATAGAGAATATTTTTGAAGAAAAAAATATTTCTTTGGAAAAAGATATACCACATTTCAGAGCATATAAAAAGGATATAAATGATTTTAAAGATGGGTTTTTAAAAATAGGAGCCTATGACTATACAGCAATTTTAGATGGTGAAACTTTTTTCTTTTTAGATAAATTATGTAAACTTGATTCTCAGCTTGAAGTTGAGGAAGTAAATGGCATCTCAGCTAAACTTTTAGGTATAATTTTACATAAGACAATGGAAGAACTATTTAAAAAAAATTGGAAAAATATTCTGTCATCTACTGAAAATATTCTAATAAAAAAAGAGGATATAGCTGAAAGTTTAAGAAAAAATCTAAAAAAAGAAGAACTAAAAATAGAAAGTTTTATGAAAAACTATTTGGAAGAAATTTTAATTTTAAGACTGGAAAAAAATATTGAAAATTTCTTAAAATTTTTATATGAAGAACTTAAAGATACTAAAATTTCAAGGATAGAAGCTGAAAAAACTGACAAAAAAGAAATTCCCTTCTGTGAAATAAATGGAGTTCAAGTCTTTTTAACTGGAAGAGCCGATTTACTTATAGAAACAACTAAGGCTAATTACATAATAGATTTTAAAACAGGACTGGCTGACAGAAGGCAGCTTGAATTTTATGCTGTAATGTTTTATGGGAACAAAAATATATCTGTTCCTGTCTATAGTTTTTCTTATAATTTTTGGAAAGAAGATGAATGGCATAATATAGAACTTGAAAAAAATAAAATAAAAGATTTAAATGAATTAAAAAATAAGATGAAAGAAAATCTGGAAAATTTTTTAAATTCACCTAATTATAAATTACCTAAAAAATCCAAATTAAAAGAGCATAAATTTGATTTTAAAAAGTCCTATAATTATAAATATTTATGTCCTCTTGATAAAATACAGGGTGATGAAAATGAGTAG
- a CDS encoding UvrD-helicase domain-containing protein: protein MMKMSRLVLKASAGTGKTYRLSLEYLVALLKGIEYRNILVMTFTKKATAEIKKEVLEKISNFIDVYKLIQARNLNPEEAIKNSNWEEKKKEDFLILLKNVEKLLKEKITMDKLSKLYFIYEDIIKNKENIKIYTIDSFLNIIFKNIVINFLKIKSYTMIEDEENDYYYKKILENIFKDKSLFCEFKEFFNENSEKNIDTYIKIIKDLIDGRWKYLLSISETQDFYSKEKLRVDKISSEFLKDAFDYIQNTCQKNLEEVLKKDYKKFIGKSKEDLKRLFFINFKKLLDNETLIDGRKIKGEAKEVISEIYLNLKENLAKEIYNEILIPYEEKLMGLSKEIYKMYDDLKVRDRKFTFNDISIYTYITIFNADNLLIDEQGLTEIFFENLDMEIDTVFIDEFQDTSVLQWKILFEIIKQAKNVICVGDEKQSIYGWRGGEKKLFENLEKIVDAKDENMDISYRSDINIVNYTNDIFNKISESSTNWKFKNSSANSKKEGFVKCKYFEKTKDENIPLSQKLVEELKNTTLKNYSDVAIIARTNNDLVEIADILEEEKIPYILSTKKSTQELSGIFEYLELLRYLVYNKELSLFNFLASDLSSFGTDEIELLLKSKTKTLNYLNDIEDSAFEKILSEKILIVLNKIKNFKKIYKTLNSQELTYEVFKEFNFLNTFNRDFELKNLAEAYLLAKKYENTLELIKAYENQEINFSENIIKTEAIQLMTIHKSKGLQFKTVFVLNKLENKKNKDLDFIFSMNATYDKVLFSLFVKNGYGKVVENCFKEDIENFRRAQEEEEINNLYVAMTRAKNNLIIITENSEYLNNFEKGNLQFFETENPKIKENTKTYSLLHNNIFPSEKGEMEVSESKFLLQTEEKRMLGILIHYFLENIKNASEEEIEFSIQLCYKNYLSYFGEEKLKKIFSKKNIEKILYIAGDIFSDKWDYIYSEYEIYDSEHKKSYRIDRIMIRDDVNNLGNGEIYIVDYKTGAKNEEQLENYRKLIQENFADELKNYKIRTKFLEFNIEY from the coding sequence GTGATGAAAATGAGTAGATTAGTTTTAAAAGCAAGTGCCGGAACTGGTAAAACTTATAGATTATCTTTGGAATATTTAGTGGCTCTTTTAAAAGGTATAGAGTATAGAAATATATTGGTTATGACTTTTACTAAGAAAGCTACAGCTGAGATAAAGAAAGAAGTTTTAGAAAAAATCTCTAATTTTATTGATGTCTACAAATTAATTCAAGCTAGAAATTTAAATCCTGAAGAAGCCATAAAAAATTCAAACTGGGAGGAGAAAAAAAAGGAAGACTTCTTAATTCTATTGAAAAATGTAGAAAAACTATTAAAAGAAAAGATAACTATGGATAAACTTTCTAAACTTTATTTTATTTATGAAGATATTATAAAAAATAAGGAAAATATAAAAATATATACTATAGATTCATTTTTAAATATTATCTTCAAAAATATAGTTATAAATTTCTTAAAAATAAAATCTTATACTATGATAGAAGATGAAGAAAATGACTATTATTATAAAAAAATATTAGAAAATATATTTAAAGATAAGAGCTTATTTTGTGAATTTAAAGAGTTTTTTAATGAAAATTCAGAAAAAAATATAGATACTTATATAAAAATAATTAAAGATTTAATTGACGGAAGATGGAAATATCTACTGTCTATCTCTGAAACTCAAGATTTTTATTCAAAGGAAAAACTAAGAGTTGATAAAATAAGTTCTGAATTTTTAAAAGATGCCTTTGACTACATCCAAAATACCTGTCAGAAAAACTTGGAAGAAGTTTTAAAGAAAGACTATAAAAAATTTATTGGAAAATCTAAGGAAGATTTAAAAAGATTATTCTTTATAAATTTCAAAAAGCTTTTAGATAACGAAACTCTAATTGATGGAAGAAAGATAAAAGGTGAAGCTAAAGAAGTTATAAGTGAAATTTATTTAAATTTAAAAGAAAACTTGGCTAAAGAAATCTATAATGAAATTTTAATTCCCTATGAAGAAAAACTTATGGGCTTAAGTAAAGAAATTTATAAGATGTATGATGATTTAAAAGTAAGAGATAGAAAATTTACTTTTAATGATATTTCTATTTATACATATATAACTATTTTCAATGCTGACAATCTTTTGATTGATGAACAAGGCTTAACAGAGATCTTTTTTGAAAATCTGGATATGGAGATAGATACAGTTTTCATTGATGAATTTCAAGATACGAGTGTCTTGCAATGGAAAATACTATTTGAAATAATTAAACAGGCTAAAAATGTTATCTGTGTTGGAGATGAAAAACAGAGCATATATGGTTGGAGAGGAGGAGAAAAAAAGCTTTTTGAAAACCTTGAGAAAATAGTAGATGCTAAAGATGAGAATATGGATATTTCATATAGAAGTGACATAAATATCGTAAACTACACTAATGATATTTTTAATAAAATTAGTGAAAGTAGCACTAATTGGAAATTTAAAAATAGTAGTGCCAACTCAAAAAAAGAAGGCTTTGTGAAGTGTAAATACTTTGAAAAAACTAAGGATGAAAATATTCCTCTTAGCCAAAAACTGGTTGAAGAATTAAAAAATACAACTTTAAAAAACTATTCTGATGTTGCTATAATCGCAAGAACTAATAATGATTTAGTTGAAATTGCAGATATTTTAGAGGAGGAAAAAATTCCCTATATTTTAAGCACTAAGAAAAGTACACAAGAATTGAGTGGAATATTTGAATACTTAGAGCTTTTAAGATACTTAGTATATAATAAAGAACTCTCATTATTTAATTTTTTAGCCTCTGATTTAAGTTCTTTCGGCACGGATGAAATTGAACTTTTACTAAAATCTAAAACTAAGACTTTAAATTACTTAAATGATATTGAAGATTCTGCTTTTGAAAAAATATTATCAGAGAAAATTTTAATAGTGTTAAATAAAATAAAAAATTTTAAAAAAATATATAAAACTTTAAACTCTCAAGAACTTACATATGAAGTTTTTAAAGAATTTAATTTTTTAAATACTTTTAATAGAGATTTTGAATTAAAAAATTTAGCAGAAGCTTATTTATTGGCAAAAAAATATGAAAATACTTTAGAGCTCATAAAAGCTTATGAAAATCAAGAAATAAATTTCTCTGAAAATATTATAAAAACTGAAGCAATTCAACTAATGACTATACATAAATCCAAAGGGCTACAATTTAAAACAGTGTTTGTACTAAATAAACTTGAAAATAAAAAAAATAAAGATTTAGACTTTATCTTCTCTATGAATGCAACCTATGATAAAGTTCTTTTTAGCCTATTTGTGAAAAATGGCTATGGAAAGGTTGTAGAAAACTGTTTTAAAGAAGATATTGAAAACTTTAGAAGAGCTCAGGAGGAAGAGGAAATAAATAATCTTTATGTCGCTATGACAAGGGCGAAGAATAATTTAATAATAATTACTGAAAATTCTGAATATCTAAATAATTTTGAAAAGGGGAATTTACAGTTTTTTGAAACTGAAAATCCAAAAATTAAAGAAAATACTAAAACTTATAGCTTATTACATAATAATATTTTTCCTTCAGAAAAAGGGGAAATGGAAGTAAGTGAAAGTAAATTTCTACTTCAAACAGAAGAAAAAAGAATGCTAGGTATACTTATACACTATTTCCTTGAAAATATAAAAAATGCCTCAGAAGAAGAAATAGAATTCTCGATTCAACTATGTTATAAAAATTATTTATCGTATTTCGGAGAAGAAAAATTAAAGAAAATTTTTTCAAAGAAAAATATAGAAAAAATTTTATATATAGCCGGAGATATTTTTTCTGATAAATGGGACTATATTTATTCTGAATATGAAATCTATGATTCTGAGCATAAAAAATCATATAGAATAGATAGAATTATGATAAGAGATGATGTAAATAATTTAGGAAATGGAGAAATCTATATAGTCGACTATAAAACAGGAGCTAAGAACGAAGAACAGTTGGAAAACTATAGAAAACTTATTCAAGAAAATTTCGCTGATGAACTAAAAAATTATAAAATTAGAACTAAATTTTTGGAGTTTAATATAGAATATTAA
- the uvrB gene encoding excinuclease ABC subunit UvrB, which translates to MEKIMFKIHSEYLPMGDQPTAINEIVENIKKGVKDQVLLGVTGSGKTFTIANVIERLQRPALIIAPNKTLAAQLYSEYKKFFPENAVEYFVSYYDYYQPEAYIKTTDTYIEKDSSVNDEIDKLRNAATAALIHRRDVIIVASVSSIYGLGSPVTYRKMTIPIDRKTGIKRNELMKKLISLRYERNDIAFERGKFRIKGDVIDIYPSYMNNGYRLEFWGDDLEEISEINTLTGQKVKKALERIVIYPATQYLTEDGDNIRIVEEIKKDLKNEVAVFEKENKLLEAQRLKQRTEYDIEMINEIGYCKGIENYSRYLSGKLPGETPDTLFEYFPKDFLLFIDESHITIPQVRGMYNGDRARKEALVENGFRLKAALDNRPLRFEEFREKSNQTVFISATPGDFEIDMSNGFVSEQLIRPTGIVDPEIEIRPIANQVDDLLEEIRKRALKKERVLITTLTKKLAEELTEYYIELGVKVRYMHSDIDTLERIEIIRELRKGEIDVLIGINLLREGLDIPEVSLVAILEADKEGFLRSRRSLVQTIGRAARNVEGRVILYADIMTDSMKEAITETNRRRKKQIEYNRYNNINPKSIVKEISEDLVNLDYGIEEKKLNETKKIFKNRSDIEKEIAKIEKKIKKLVEELDFEAAIILRDEMLKLKELLLEL; encoded by the coding sequence ATGGAGAAAATTATGTTTAAAATACATTCGGAATACTTGCCAATGGGTGATCAACCTACAGCCATAAATGAAATAGTAGAAAATATTAAAAAAGGAGTTAAAGACCAAGTTTTATTAGGTGTAACAGGTTCAGGAAAAACTTTTACTATTGCAAATGTAATAGAAAGATTACAAAGACCTGCCCTTATAATTGCTCCGAATAAAACATTGGCTGCTCAGCTATATTCAGAGTATAAAAAATTTTTTCCTGAAAATGCAGTTGAGTACTTTGTATCCTACTATGATTACTATCAGCCGGAAGCATATATAAAGACAACAGATACCTATATAGAGAAAGACTCCTCTGTAAATGATGAAATCGATAAACTGCGTAATGCTGCAACAGCAGCTTTAATACACAGAAGAGATGTAATTATTGTCGCTTCTGTTTCTTCTATTTATGGTTTAGGTTCGCCAGTAACATATAGAAAAATGACGATTCCTATAGATAGAAAAACAGGAATTAAAAGAAATGAATTGATGAAAAAATTAATTTCTCTGAGGTATGAGAGAAATGACATAGCTTTTGAAAGAGGTAAATTCAGAATCAAGGGAGATGTAATTGATATTTATCCTTCATATATGAACAATGGCTACAGATTGGAATTTTGGGGTGACGATTTAGAAGAAATTTCTGAAATCAATACTTTAACAGGACAAAAGGTAAAAAAGGCTTTAGAAAGAATAGTTATTTATCCCGCAACACAATATTTAACAGAAGATGGCGATAATATAAGAATTGTCGAAGAGATAAAGAAAGATTTGAAAAACGAAGTCGCTGTCTTTGAAAAAGAAAATAAACTTTTAGAAGCACAGAGGTTGAAACAAAGAACAGAATATGACATAGAGATGATAAATGAAATAGGATATTGTAAGGGAATAGAAAATTACTCAAGATATTTATCTGGAAAACTTCCGGGTGAAACTCCGGATACTCTATTTGAATATTTTCCTAAAGATTTTCTGCTTTTTATTGATGAATCTCATATAACTATACCGCAAGTCAGAGGAATGTATAATGGGGACAGAGCCCGAAAGGAAGCTCTTGTTGAAAATGGCTTTAGATTGAAGGCAGCTTTGGATAATAGACCTTTAAGATTTGAAGAATTTAGAGAAAAATCCAACCAAACAGTTTTTATTTCTGCAACTCCGGGTGATTTTGAAATTGATATGTCAAATGGCTTTGTTTCTGAACAGCTTATAAGACCTACAGGAATTGTTGATCCGGAAATAGAAATAAGACCTATTGCAAATCAAGTTGATGATCTCCTTGAAGAGATTAGAAAGAGGGCTTTAAAAAAAGAAAGAGTCCTGATTACAACTCTTACAAAAAAATTAGCCGAAGAATTAACCGAATATTATATAGAACTTGGGGTAAAAGTTAGATATATGCACTCGGATATAGATACTCTGGAAAGAATTGAAATAATAAGAGAATTAAGAAAGGGTGAAATTGATGTTCTTATAGGAATAAACCTATTGAGAGAAGGTTTGGATATTCCGGAAGTTTCTCTAGTGGCTATACTGGAAGCAGATAAAGAAGGTTTTTTAAGAAGTAGAAGATCCTTAGTTCAAACTATAGGAAGAGCTGCAAGAAATGTAGAAGGTAGAGTTATTTTATATGCAGATATTATGACAGATTCAATGAAAGAAGCAATTACTGAAACAAATAGAAGAAGAAAGAAGCAAATAGAATACAACAGGTATAATAATATAAATCCAAAATCTATTGTAAAGGAAATTTCAGAAGATTTAGTCAATCTTGATTATGGAATTGAAGAAAAGAAATTAAATGAAACTAAGAAAATATTTAAAAATAGAAGTGATATAGAAAAAGAAATAGCAAAAATTGAAAAGAAAATAAAAAAATTAGTTGAAGAATTAGACTTTGAAGCAGCAATAATTCTAAGAGATGAGATGTTAAAATTAAAAGAACTTTTATTAGAGCTTTAA